The following is a genomic window from Daphnia magna isolate NIES linkage group LG4, ASM2063170v1.1, whole genome shotgun sequence.
AATCACAACGTGTCGGCATCAGACGGCGGTCATGGTGTTCCATCAAGTTCACCTGGTCCATTTGGTCCCATTGGCTCGTCGCCTCATCGCTACAACGAATCTTCTTTTGATCCTTTTCGTGGACGTGGCAGCTACCAAACTCCCCTGCCGTTGAATAATAACTCGTTTGGATTGGGTTCGCCCCATTCGCCGGTTGCTCAAGATCGCACCAGTGATTCTATCAATACATCACCAAGGGGCTCAGAAAACTCAAGGTATGAGCGTCTACAGTGAAGAATTATTggcaaattttcattttaaatccaggagatgttttttaaatttgaaaggGCGGAGTTGCAAGTGGGTGAGCACATAGTCGGTGCCATTTTAGGTCCTGGCGGCAAGTCTTTACTGGAAATCCAACATTTCAGTGGGGCCAATATTCAAATCTCCAAAAAGGGGATTTACGCGCCGGGCACAAGAAACCGCTGGGTTACCATCAGCGGTACTCCGAATGCCATCAGCACCGCACAATACCTCATCGAGCAGCGGATCAGCGAAGAAGAGGCCAAGCGGGCTCGTCATCATAGTAGCACGACCGCAATTCTAAATCCGTCATCGTCCAACAGCTCCACAACCACCGCCGCCGTTCAATCCATCGTTCCAATCATCCCTCCACCGAGCGCCCTCCATTCGGCCATGCCTATTTAGGTGACCATTGATGTGAACATGCGCACCCTCGACTTAAACTTGACACAtctatcccccccccctccactCCCACTCCTCATTTTCCTTCTTTACAAAATTCATCATTAAAGTAGTAgagatttttatttcttcaccTTTCCCCTCTACCCTATCCCATTGATCTTGACTTATTTCAATTGAGTCTAGATTTATCAGGAAGGAAAAAGTGGTTGTGCCCTGCTCAGGCTCAATCATGCTGCCGTGAGCGGGAGGAGGAAAGAGGAGGTTTACGTTCTGACGATTTCTTCCAATGTACAGAgggaaaataacaaaacaaaagaagttaACCAATTACtgtaggaaaacaaaaggaagtAGACCTGGTTTAGTCACGTGGTGTGGATTTTGTGTCGACACTtccgatttcttttcttttctcttcccACGgcttgctttgtttttttgttaaaagaaggcaaagaggGGGAGAGAAGTGAGACATTTTGTCAGACGAACCTGTCAAAGTGCCTTGGACTGTTTGACTTAGCATTATGTTGTAATAACGAGCCTAGACAGGTTTAACAAAAACCGCTATAACCTTTATGGAATGGTGGGTGATACGCGATTTGTTAGTAagattaattaaaaaaaacaatcatttgaaggtgatgaaaaaaaaacaggtgtAGGTATCTATCAAATCGTGCAAACATCAAATTTAAGATGAGAAAAATTAAGTAACTTCGTGGCTCTTACAATCTTATGTGTAATTATTTCTGAAACCCGCCTCTTTCTCCCCCAACACACTCTTTCACTCGCTCGACTTTGTTATCAGatacaaatacaaattaaATCTCGGATGAGATATTAAATTTGTGTACTTATTAGTTCGATCTTCACGCTTTAGATACCATTAAAACAGCACTAGGAACTAGTCCTAGAATGTCGAGCGGTTTTTCGTACTCTTCTTCGGTAAAAATTTTCCTGGGGAAATTAGTCTGAATTCGAAATGGTTCAGAAACACCAGCAACTAAATCGGTTCTATTCATTTGAATGAAGAGACGAACTGACGCCAACTGTTCCTTAGCACCAAAGGTTTGTGTCATAGTCGAGCCGTTTGGAAGCCTAACCAGTAAATCGGTAATGGGTAGTTCATATAGACTTGCACGAATCATTTATAAACTACTAACCTTATTTGGATTCTAGTCTCTTTGTAGTCTTTAGGTTGACTGGGTGTAACCGGAACTGACGGCTGAACTGGAGGAATGACTACCGGCGTGGTGGCTAAATTACCAGCTTTCTGTTTTCGGGCCAATTTGTCTTGCTCAATTTGTTCTTTGACTCTCTGTctagcttttttttcttcttccttttcccgTCTCCTTTCCTCTGCAATCTTCCTGATTTCATCTTcctcaaatttcttttttatactGAGAAGCTCCTTGCCTGATTGTATCCTTCTTTTTTCCTGCTCCAGTTGTtcagccttttctttttcttctcgttcCTTACGCTTCAACTTCATCAACTCCTCAACTTTTCTAagctgttcctttttttcttcctcagtAAGAGGTTTCTTTTCATCAGTAGACTCTGAAAATTGACTGTGGCCAGTTTTTGCAGCGTGAAATTCTATTTCAGAACTTGAAGAGAATAACCTATTGCATCTTAAATTTAGGTTAAAGGTTGATTAGATTGATTGATTAAGAGTTGATTTTTTACTATGGTACTCCCAAGTTTGACTTACTCATCACACTTAATTGACTTGGCAGTTGAAGCTGTCTCTGTTCTTGATACTTCAGCCTCACTAGCAGCACATTCTTCTGTTTTTGGTTGAGTGTTGTCAAGCTGCTGACTGTATTTCTCACTATTTACAATTAACCAATCCATTGCTACTTCAATATTTTGGTCTCCTGTTTCCTGAATGGCCTTTTCCCTGTTTTGAATTCCAAATGGCAATTGAGGGTTTAATTAGAGGAATAATAGTTTTCTTCAATACTGATACTCACGCTAACTGCTGCGAGAATCCCATTTCTAACAACGACTGAAGATTGGAAGACATTTTCAACTTCAGCTCAGTTCAGAATAACAAATGAAACGAATTGGATAGAAGGAGCAGAAGAAGTCTCTCGAGCTTGTTTGATAGGCCTATGCCTATCGAGTTTCGATGGAGCTGCCAGGTGCCAgcaaataatttttatatagaaCCAAATGTAAACTTGTTTGTTCTCTGTTCTTAGAAACGAGTACGGAAATGCGTTGAAAACTACGCAAAATTTGTGTAATACAGTTTTGCAAATTAGTGTTCTTTTTCGCAATGACTTTACCGGAAGGCTTAACAGTTTGTCTATTTTGTTCGCTAGAGGCAGGGTAGTCGGACGCAACAATTGGGTTCCGGCTTTCCAGTTGTTTTATTGGACTATTTCTTCGTaacgtcattttttttttgcagactTCTCGGTTATCGGATTTAAGCGCTTTTGAAGTACATCTTAAGTCGTCTTTTTGTAGTCAAAAGCTTCAACGAAAGCCTTTGTATATCAGTCAATAGTGATTATTTCACGGTTAAATAGTTTCTAATCAATCTAGAAAAATGGTAAGGCTTTATTCTTTAGCGGTTTTACATCGCAACGAACAAGGCTCGCCGCAACTTCTTAAAGCTGCCTACGATCTTTCAAGTTTTGGATTTTTTCAAAGAAGCAGCGTCCAAGAATTTATGGCTTTTACAGCTAAGATTTTGACAGAGAGGACAAATGCAGCTTCTAGACAATCGGT
Proteins encoded in this region:
- the LOC116921666 gene encoding UBX domain-containing protein 1-B, with protein sequence MSSNLQSLLEMGFSQQLAEKAIQETGDQNIEVAMDWLIVNSEKYSQQLDNTQPKTEECAASEAEVSRTETASTAKSIKCDECNRLFSSSSEIEFHAAKTGHSQFSESTDEKKPLTEEEKKEQLRKVEELMKLKRKEREEKEKAEQLEQEKRRIQSGKELLSIKKKFEEDEIRKIAEERRREKEEEKKARQRVKEQIEQDKLARKQKAGNLATTPVVIPPVQPSVPVTPSQPKDYKETRIQIRLPNGSTMTQTFGAKEQLASVRLFIQMNRTDLVAGVSEPFRIQTNFPRKIFTEEEYEKPLDILGLVPSAVLMVSKA